In Eucalyptus grandis isolate ANBG69807.140 chromosome 4, ASM1654582v1, whole genome shotgun sequence, the following proteins share a genomic window:
- the LOC104441601 gene encoding glucan endo-1,3-beta-glucosidase 11: protein MASSALPPSNLLLLLLLLISGLACVAAMAAPIGVNYGQIANNLPSPDHAVTLVKSIGATRVKLYDADSRVLCAFAHTGVEFTVGLGNEFLVQMKDPKNALSWVKSNVQSFLPDTNITTIAVGNEVFTSNDTSLRDLLMPAMKNVHDALASLGLDKQVTVTTAHSLAILETSYPPSTGRFRRDVASRVSQVLDFQCQTGSSFLINAYPYFAYKANPKQVPLDFVLFQASQGITDPSTGLNYENMLFAQIDAVHSALAAVGYANMTVHVSETGWPSRGDDDEVGATPENAKKYNGNLIKIVKQKKGTPMKPNSDLNIYVFALFNENMKPGPMSERNYGLFKPDGTPSYTLSSGGGGGGGTSNGTSSGGFGGGGGGGGSASDGTPPAPIGYLSVSSGANELRSLGAACLMLALFLIKLVF, encoded by the exons ATGGCTTCCTCCGCATTACCTCCGtccaacctcctcctcctcctcctcctcctcatttccG GCCTCGCGTGCGTGGCGGCCATGGCGGCCCCGATCGGCGTCAACTACGGCCAGATCGCCAACAACCTGCCGTCGCCGGACCACGCGGTGACGCTGGTGAAGTCGATCGGCGCCACCCGGGTCAAGCTCTACGACGCGGACTCCCGCGTCCTCTGCGCCTTCGCCCACACCGGCGTCGAGTTCACGGTCGGCCTGGGCAACGAGTTCTTGGTCCAGATGAAGGACCCCAAGAACGCCCTCTCCTGGGTCAAGAGCAACGTCCAGTCCTTCCTCCCCGACACCAACATCACCACCATCGCCGTCGGCAACGAGGTCTTCACCTCCAACGACACCTCCCTCAG GGACCTCCTCATGCCGGCGATGAAGAACGTCCACGACGCGCTCGCCAGCCTCGGCCTCGACAAGCAGGTCACCGTGACCACAGCCCACTCGCTGGCCATCCTCGAGACCTCCTACCCGCCGTCGACGGGCAGATTCCGGCGGGATGTCGCGAGCCGCGTGAGCCAGGTCCTGGACTTCCAATGCCAGACCGGGTCGTCGTTCCTGATCAATGCCTACCCCTACTTCGCGTACAAGGCCAACCCGAAGCAGGTCCCGCTCGACTTCGTCCTCTTCCAGGCGTCGCAGGGTATCACCGATCCCTCCACGGGGCTCAACTACGAGAACATGCTGTTCGCCCAGATCGACGCCGTCCACTCGGCGCTCGCGGCCGTCGGGTACGCGAATATGACGGTGCACGTGTCGGAGACGGGGTGGCCATCGAGGGGCGACGACGACGAGGTCGGGGCGACGCCGGAGAACGCGAAGAAGTACAATGGGAATCTGATAAAGATCGTGAAGCAGAAGAAGGGGACGCCGATGAAGCCGAACTCCGACCTGAACATATACGTATTCGCGCTGTTCAACGAGAACATGAAGCCCGGGCCGATGTCGGAGAGGAACTACGGGCTGTTCAAGCCGGACGGGACGCCGTCGTACACGctcagcagcggcggcggcggcggcggcgggacgagcAATGGGACGAGCTCTGGAGGGTtcggcgggggcgggggcgggggcgggagCGCTTCCGACGGGACGCCACCGGCACCGATTGGCTACCTCTCCGTTTCCTCCGGCGCG AACGAACTTCGATCATTAGGCGCGGCATGTCTCATGTTGGCTCTGTTCCTGATCAAGCTCGTCTTTTGA